In Subdoligranulum variabile, the genomic stretch CACCGTGACCCAGCGCATCGGGGCTGATGGTCTGTGTGTTGGAGATGCCGTCCAGCGCCCAGTGATAGGGCAGCTTGGCCACCGAGTTCAGGCTGGCCAGCAGGCCGTGGGTCTCGGCACCGTAGCTGGGGTTGCCGCCGGGGGCAAAGGGAGTATATGCCTTGCGGCCGTCCGGCATGGCGCCGGTGGCCTTGCCGTACACCACGTTGGAGGTGATGGTCAGGATGGAGGTGGTGGGCTCGGAATTGCGGTAGGTGTGGCGGCGCTTGATCTTCTCGATGAAGGTGCGCAGCAGATTCACCGCGATGTCATCGGCACGGTCATCGTCGTTGCCATACTTCGGGAAGTCACCCTCGATCTCGTAGTCGGTGACCAGGCCCTGCTCATTGCGGATGCACTTCACCTTGGCGTACTTGATGGCGCTCAGGGAGTCCACCACATGGCTGAAGCCCGCAATGCCGGTGGCAAAGGTGCGGCGCACATCGGTGTCGATGAGGGCCATCTCAGCGGCTTCGTAGTAATACTTGTCGTGCATATACTGGATGAGGTTCAGGATGTTGACATACAGACCGGCCAGCCAGTCCATCATGACGTCATACTTCTTGACCACCTCGTCGTAGTCCAGATATTCGCTGGTGATGGGCGCATAGGCGGGCCCCACCTGCTCGCCCAGCTTCTCGTCCACGCCGCCATTGATGGCGTAGAGCAGGCACTTGGCCAGGTTGGCGCGGGCGCCGAAGAACTGCATCTCCTTGCCGGTCTGGGTGGCAGATACGCAGCAGCAGATGGAGTAGTCATCGCCCCAGACCGGCTTCATGACGTCGTCGTTCTCATACTGGACCGAGGAGGTCTTGATGGAGATGCGGGCGGCGTAATCCTTGAAGGTCTTGGGCAGGGCGGAAGAATAGAGCACTGTGATATTGGGCTCCGGGGCGGGGCCCATGTTTTCCAGCGTGTGCAGGAAGCGGAAGTCGGTCTTGGTGACCATGGAACGGCCGTCCATGCCAATGCCGGCCACTTCCAGGGTGGCCCACACGGGGTCGCCGCTGAACAGCTGGTTGTAGCTGGGGATACGGGCAAACTTGACCATACGGAACTTCATGACCAGATGGTCGATGAGTTCCTGGGCCTGCTCCTCGGTGAGGATGCCGCGCTCCAGGTCACGCTGGATATAGATATCCAGGAAGGTGGACACACGGCCCACACTCATGGCGGCGCCGTTCTGGGTCTTGATGGCGGCCAGGTAACCGAAGTACAGCCACTGGACAGCTTCCTTGGCGTTGGCGGCCGGCTGGGAGATGTCGTAGCCATAGGCAGCGGCCATCTCCTTCATGCCCTTGAGGGCGTTGATCTGCAGCGCGATTTCCTCACGCAGACGGATCACATCATCCAGCATGGTGCCGTCACCGCAGTTATCGAAATCATTCTGCTTTTCCTTGATCAGGAAATCAATACCGTACAGCGCTACACGGCGGTAGTCGCCCACGATACGGCCACGGCCGTAGGTGTCGGGCAGACCGGTCACGATGTGGCTGTGGCGGGCCTTGCGCATCTCGGGGGTGTAGGCGTCAAACACAGCCTGATTGTGGGTGCGGGTATACTGGGTAAAGATCTCGTGCAGCTTGGGGCTGGGCGTATAACCGTAGGTGGTGCAGGCCTGCTCCGCCATCTTGATGCCGCCATAGGGCATGAAGGCGCGCTTCAAAGGCTTATCGGTCTGCAGGCCGACAATCTGCTCCAGATCCTTCAGCGCCGGATCGATATACCCGGGACCGTAAGCCGTAAGGCCGGAAACCACCTCGGTCTCCATATCCAGAACGCCGCCCTTGGCGCGCTCCTCCTTCTGCAGGACCTGCAAAGCGCCCCACAGTTTGTTGGTGGCTTCGGTCGGTCCGGCGAGGAAGCTCTCATCCCCGTCGTAAGGTTTATAGTTCTTCTGGATGAAGTCACGGGTATTGACTTCTTCCTTCCAGATGCGGCCTTCAAAGCCTTCCCACTGCTTGAAATCTGTCATAACGTACTCCTTCTCATGGTATATATTCCATATGTGGTGTTCGCGCAGATATTATAATACCATATCTGCAAAAAAACGCAAGATGCAAATTCCCATTTTCTGGTGTTCCCTTTGCTGGCTATATCATATCATTGTAGTATGATATTGTATGTTGTCGTAGCAACTTTTTTGTTGTTTTCTCTGTGCAGCCCGCCTTTCTCTGTAAAAAGCCGATAGTTAGTATTAGCTAACTATCGTGGGATAATCATACCACCGCCGCGGGTTGCTGTCAAGAGCAGAGTCAGCCGCCTTCCCTATGGGGAAGACGGCTGACTCTGCCTCAGAAGAACAGGAAATGATAGGTTTCGATGGGGATGTTGTACGACCGGCCCTGCATCAACAGCACCAGAAAGCAGATACCGCTGACAATATGCCAGGCCAGCGCCGTTC encodes the following:
- the pflB gene encoding formate C-acetyltransferase, whose product is MTDFKQWEGFEGRIWKEEVNTRDFIQKNYKPYDGDESFLAGPTEATNKLWGALQVLQKEERAKGGVLDMETEVVSGLTAYGPGYIDPALKDLEQIVGLQTDKPLKRAFMPYGGIKMAEQACTTYGYTPSPKLHEIFTQYTRTHNQAVFDAYTPEMRKARHSHIVTGLPDTYGRGRIVGDYRRVALYGIDFLIKEKQNDFDNCGDGTMLDDVIRLREEIALQINALKGMKEMAAAYGYDISQPAANAKEAVQWLYFGYLAAIKTQNGAAMSVGRVSTFLDIYIQRDLERGILTEEQAQELIDHLVMKFRMVKFARIPSYNQLFSGDPVWATLEVAGIGMDGRSMVTKTDFRFLHTLENMGPAPEPNITVLYSSALPKTFKDYAARISIKTSSVQYENDDVMKPVWGDDYSICCCVSATQTGKEMQFFGARANLAKCLLYAINGGVDEKLGEQVGPAYAPITSEYLDYDEVVKKYDVMMDWLAGLYVNILNLIQYMHDKYYYEAAEMALIDTDVRRTFATGIAGFSHVVDSLSAIKYAKVKCIRNEQGLVTDYEIEGDFPKYGNDDDRADDIAVNLLRTFIEKIKRRHTYRNSEPTTSILTITSNVVYGKATGAMPDGRKAYTPFAPGGNPSYGAETHGLLASLNSVAKLPYHWALDGISNTQTISPDALGHGEQERVENLVQVMDGYFDQGAHHLNVNVFGKEKLIDAMEHPEKEEYANFTIRVSGYAVKFIDLTREQQLDVIARTCHKVL